A section of the Primulina eburnea isolate SZY01 chromosome 1, ASM2296580v1, whole genome shotgun sequence genome encodes:
- the LOC140803420 gene encoding uncharacterized protein yields MTRTQEEADLLERSTKKPKKTSESHQTDSDDVLMDNPMTENNQEEIREHQNIWDVENQPSYKEALKGKKNAGESTAYQYEDGLISDDDFYGEDEEEEGCPVIKLSKEEKNRLRAPWRQTLIVKVLGRSIGYNYLLRRIKTLWKPKSLIDLVALENDYFIVRFYSMDDYEHAKYEGPWMVLDHYLIVKEWSPNFDPRSDSTEKLLVWVRFPCLPIEYYDQEFLMKIGNKIGRPIRVDQATSMVSRGKFARMCVEVDITKPLLAKFKLRRRVRKIEYEGIHLICFDCGVYGHRQGECNGKEAAKNTDNAMEEVRGERRESSGDPDDHKRKALIPAEITENFGPWMMVARSSRKFDKNRKGRTEGYGKLPNNNFYENPQQNQNHTSQSMFEVLGQDINADMDLGLNEEGPDKLDIDQSLVTKLDGKGRRPNVQTNLKEDQWLAKEGGHNFNTEKQNHNLNHKKGGEKKPRGNEASCSSGGTCVWNCQGAASVEWNRALKDMIKRLNPRILGLLEPRVSGAHADDICKKMGYKNWLRVEAVGFSGGIWIFWQEEIMLEAIYTHPQFVLARVETSNSSPWNLSIVYGSPNATLRKKLWEDLMADKLNIIGPWMSIGDYNCTISDQETSYNRGSDQSRSAGMTDWMFEQGLIDLGFVGPTFTWTRGLNSTTFKGARLDRGVCNMDWRELFPEATVTHIPPIQSDHTPLLVKLRNTKTNIKKGIFRFQAAWLTHCKFKDLIHHKWEAGKTLCDNVTTMAHVLPEWNLSTFGNIHKKKKNLLARIEGIQRILCNQPRHTILKLARKLRQELDKVLEQEELLWYQKSREDWIFLGDRNTKFYHASTTIRKSRNKIEALKTDNGEWITDEEKLKSTIQNYYSTLFQSDHTCNLTSLERGVFPPLADSKSRALYAPFSSEEVKQALDDMAPFKAPGPDGIPAGFYQKMWNIVGDSLSEYALHFFESGVIPTGSNDTLLTLIPKV; encoded by the exons ATGACAAGGACGCAAGAGGAAGCAGATCTCCTTGAACGAAGCACGAAGAAACCCAAAAAAACATCGGAATCACATCAGACCGACTCCGATGATGTGCTCATGGACAACCCCATGACAGAGAACAATCAAGAAGAGATCAGAGAGCACCAAAATATATGGGATGTTGAGAACCAACCTTCGTACAAGGAAGCACTTAAGGGAAAGAAGAATGCAGGCGAGTCGACCGCCTATCAATATGAAGACGGACTCATCTCGGATGATGATTTTTATGGCGAAGACGAGGAGGAAGAAGGATGCCCAGTCATCAAACTCTCGAAGGAGGAGAAGAATAGATTACGTGCACCATGGCGCCAAACACTGATTGTCAAGGTATTGGGTAGATCAATCGGATATAATTACCTTCTCCGAAGGATCAAGACCCTATGGAAGCCAAAGTCCCTGATAGATCTAGTTGCCCTTGAGAATGACTACTTTATAGTTAGATTTTATTCTATGGATGACTATGAGCATGCGAAGTATGAAGGCCCGTGGATGGTTTTGGACCATTACTTGATCGTTAAAGAATGGTCTCCTAATTTTGACCCACGCTCGGACAGTACAGAAAAGCTACTGGTGTGGGTGAGGTTCCCTTGTCTCCCGATCGAATACTATGACCAAGAGTTCCTAATGAAAATTGGAAATAAGATTGGTAGACCCATCAGAGTTGATCAGGCAACTAGCATGGTATCCAGAGGCAAGTTTGCACGTATGTGTGTAGAGGTGGACATTACAAAACCCCTCTTGGCAAAGTTTAAGTTAAGAAGAAGAGTCCGCAAAATCGAGTATGAGGGTATTCACTTAATATGTTTTGATTGTGGAGTCTATGGGCACCGCCAAGGCGAATGCAATGGTAAAGAGGCTGCCAAAAACACCGATAACGCCATGGAGGAAGTAAGAGGAGAAAGAAGGGAGAGCAGCGGGGACCCTGATGACCACAAAAGGAAAGCCTTAATTCCAGCGGAGATCACGGAGAACTTCGGGCCGTGGATGATGGTAGCGCGATCCTCTCGCAAATTTGACAAGAATAGAAAAGGACGTACGGAGGGTTATGGAAAGCTTCCAAACAACAATTTCTACGAGAATCCTCAACAGAATCAAAACCACACGAGCCAGTCAATGTTTGAGGTGTTGGGCCAAGATATCAACGCTGACATGGACCTGGGCCTGAATGAGGAAGGGCCTGACAAATTAGATATCGACCAAAGTCTGGTAACTAAGCTcgatggaaagggaagaaggcCTAATGTCCAAACTAACTTAAAGGAGGACCAATGGTTAGCGAAGGAAGGAGGACACAACTTCAATACAGAGAAACAGAATCATAATTTGAACCATAAGAAGGGAGGGGAAAAAAAACCAAGGGGGAACGAGGCAAGCTGCAGCAGCGGAGGAACATGTG TCTGGAACTGTCAAGGCGCGGCCTCTGTTGAATGGAATCGTGCCCTCAAAGATATGATCAAGAGACTCAATCCAAGAATCTTGGGACTTCTTGAACCTCGAGTCTCAGGAGCCCACGCCGACGATATATGCAAGAAGATGGGATACAAGAACTGGCTGAGAGTTGAAGCCGTGGGGTTCAGTGGTGGCATTTGGATTTTCTGGCAAGAAGAAATAATGCTGGAGGCCATCTACACCCACCCCCAATTTGTGCTGGCTAGAGTTGAAACAAGTAACTCTAGTCCCTGGAATTTATCTATCGTCTACGGTAGCCCCAATGCAACACTCAGGAAAAAACTCTGGGAAGATCTCATGGCGGATAAACTGAATATTATTGGTCCATGGATGTCTATCGGGGACTACAATTGCACTATCTCTGATCAGGAAACAAGCTATAACCGAGGCAGTGATCAGTCAAGAAGTGCGGGTATGACTGATTGGATGTTTGAACAAGGACTCATTGACCTTGGCTTTGTTGGACCAACCTTCACATGGACTAGAGGCTTGAACAGCACAACTTTTAAAGGGGCCAGATTAGACAGAGGGGTGTGTAATATGGATTGGAGGGAACTATTCCCAGAAGCCACAGTGACTCATATCCCACCAATCCAATCAGACCATACTCCGCTGCTAGTCAAGTTGAGAAACACCAAAACTAACATAAAGAAAGGAATATTCAGATTCCAGGCAGCCTGGCTAACACATTGTAAATTCAAAGACCTTATTCATCATAAATGGGAAGCCGGTAAGACTCTCTGCGACAATGTTACAACAATGGCCCATGTGCTACCTGAATGGAACCTCTCCACCTTCGGGAACATTCataagaagaagaaaaatcTGTTAGCACGAATCGAGGGCATCCAAAGAATCCTGTGCAATCAACCTAGACACACAATTCTTAAGCTTGCTCGTAAACTTCGCCAAGAACTAGATAAAGTGCTGGAGCAAGAAGAACTCTTGTGGTACCAAAAGTCTAGGGAGGATTGGATTTTTTTGGGAGATAGAAATACAAAGTTCTATCATGCATCCACTACCATCAGAAAAAGCAGGAATAAGATTGAAGCACTAAAAACCGATAATGGAGAATGGATTACAGACGAGGAGAAGCTCAAAAGCACGATTCAAAATTATTACTCAACTCTCTTTCAATCGGATCATACATGTAATCTTACATCGCTGGAAAGAGGTGTTTTTCCTCCGCTAGCAGATTCTAAATCCCGTGCATTATATGCACCTTTTTCGTCAGAGGAGGTGAAACAGGCCCTAGATGATATGGCACCGTTTAAAGCCCCTGGACCGGATGGTATACCTGCTGGATTTTATCAAAAAATGTGGAATATTGTAGGGGACTCGCTAAGTGAATATGCCCTCCATTTCTTTGAGTCAGGTGTGATCCCGACAGGAAGCAATGATACACTCTTGACTTTAATTCCCAAAGTTTAG